The Populus trichocarpa isolate Nisqually-1 chromosome 2, P.trichocarpa_v4.1, whole genome shotgun sequence genome has a window encoding:
- the LOC7466407 gene encoding RNA-binding protein 1 isoform X1, which produces MTDGYWNRQQPSNVPSSGMLKRPRSDYDMPSSYEMQNYYPRDVDDDRTRYETVKDSKSIGSAYDRYLQNAQAPTFASREASALGGAGFGRGIGGGMSGLPIADSAVMTRPRSAGLDLASNGRDVGFVRQRPEDRIARSDREMAHLPPDASNTLYVEGFPPDCSRREVAHIFRPFVGYKEVRLVSKEARQRGGDPIILCFVDFVNPECAATAMSALQGYKVDEHDPDSRYLRLQFSRHPGPRSGPISRGRR; this is translated from the exons ATGACAGACGGTTACTGGAATCGGCAACAGCCTTCCAATGTCCCTTCCAGCGGCATGCTAAAACGACCTCGTTCCGACTACG ATATGCCTTCAAGCTATGAGATGCAGAACTATTATCCGCGAGATGTTGATGATGATCGCACTAGGTATGAAACTGTCAAGGACAGCAAGTCTATAGGATCAGCATATGACCGCTACCTTCAGAATGCG CAAGCTCCTACTTTTGCTTCTAGAGAAGCCAGTGCATTGGGAGGAGCTGGGTTTGGAAGGGGTATTGGTGGTGGAATGAGTGGTCTTCCGATAGCTGATTCTGCTGTAATGACTCGCCCTCGGTCTGCTGGTCTGGACCTGGCATCGAATGGTAGAGATGTTGGTTTTGTTCGTCAGCGACCAGAGGATAGAATTGCTAGGTCAGATCGTGAAATGGCACATCTACCTCCAGATGCTTCCAACACTTTATATGTTGAAGGATTTCCTCCTGACTGCTCAAGGAGGGAAGTAGCAC ATATATTTCGACCTTTTGTGGGATATAAAGAAGTTAGACTTGTGAGCAAAGAAGCAAGACAA CGTGGTGGAGATCCTATCATCctttgttttgttgattttgtaaATCCAGAATGTGCAGCAACTGCGATGAGTGCCTTGCAAG GTTATAAAGTTGATGAACATGATCCTGATTCTAGGTATTTGAGGCTGCAGTTTTCTCGACACCCAGGCCCAAGATCTGGCCCTATAAGCCGTGGAAGGAGGTGA
- the LOC7467827 gene encoding PH, RCC1 and FYVE domains-containing protein 1, producing MADLVSYGNAERDIEQALIALKKGSQLLKYGRKGKPKFCPFRLSNDETTLIWISSSGERSLKLASVSKIIPGQRTAVFQRYLRPEKDYLSFSLIYNNGKRSLDLICKDKVEAEVWIAGLKALIISGQGGRSKIDGWSDGGLYLDDGRDLTPNSASDSSVSISRDISSPEVSVNFNPNTSPKNFQLESSPHSDRSHVASENTNMQVKGSGSDAFRVSVSSAPSTSSHGSAPDDCDALGDVYVWGEIICDNAVKVGADKNATYLSTRADVLLPRPLESNVVLDVHHIACGFRHAAMVTRQGEVFTWGEESGGRLGHGVGKDVIQPRLVESLAMTTVDFIACGEFHTCAVTMAGEIYTWGDGMHYAGLLGHGTDISHWIPKRISGPLEGLQVASVTCGPWHTALVTSTGQLFTFGDGTFGVLGHGNRENIAYPKEVESLAGLRTIAVACGVWHTAAVVEVIVTQSSSSVSSGKLFTWGDGDKNRLGHGDKEPRLKPTCVPALIDFNFHKIACGHSLTVGLTTSGHVFTMGSTVYGQLGNPYADGKVPCLVEDKLSGESVEEIACGAYHVAVLTSRNEVYTWGKGANGRLGHGDGEDRKTPTLVEALKDKHVKYIACGANYSAAICLHKWVSGSEQSQCSSCRQAFGFTRKRHNCYNCGLVHCHSCSSRKATRAALAPNPSKPYRVCDSCFTKLNKVSDASNTNRRNAGPRLSGENKDRLDKADLRLSKLTLPSNLDLIKQLDSKAAKQGKKADTFSLVWSSQAPSLLQLKDVVLSSTIDLRPKVPKPVLTPSGVSSRSVSPFSRRPSPPRSATPVPTTSGLSFSKSIADSLKKTNELLNQEVLKLRTQVESLRQRCEFQESELQKSAKKVQEAMAVAAEESAKSKAAKDVMKSLTAQLKDMAERLPPGVYDTESMRPAYVPNGLETNGIHFPDANGKRHSRSDSISGTSLASPTRVDSISINGTLGITQSLRDSPGANGRDDHPDVRLSNGGAQPSCNSVSEAVAGKEPRSPQDGENGMKSRDSSLVANGNHVEAEWIEQYEPGVYITLVSLRDGTRDLKRVRFSRRRFGEHQAETWWSENREKVYEKYNVRGSDKSSVSGQAARRSEGGMSSASLP from the exons ATGGCAGATCTTGTTAGCTACGGTAATGCCGAACGTGACATCGAGCAG GCATTAATTGCTCTGAAGAAGGGTTCTCAACTTCTGAAATATGGTCGTAAGGGAAAGCCTAAGTTTTGTCCGTTTAGACTTTCTAAT GATGAAACAACTTTGATCTGGATTTCAAGCAGTGGTGAAAGAAGTTTGAAGTTAGCCTCGGTCTCTAAAATTATTCCTGGAcaaagaact GCTGTTTTTCAACGATATCTCCGCCCTGAAAAGGActatttatcattttctcttATATACAACAACGGGAAGCGGTCCCTCGATCTG ATTTGCAAGGACAAAGTTGAGGCGGAGGTGTGGATTGCAGGCTTGAAGGCATTAATAATTTCTGGTCAAGGTGGGCGCTCCAAAATCGATGGATGGAGTGATGGGGGCCTCTATCTTGAT GATGGCAGAGATTTAACACCGAACAGTGCTAGTGACAGTTCTGTTAGTATTTCACGAGATATTAGCTCTCCAGAGGTTTCTGTCAATTTCAACCCAAATACTTCTCCAAAGAATTTTCAGCTTGAGAGTTCTCCACATTCTGATCGGTCACATGTAGCATCAGAAAACACAAATATGCAAGTCAAAGGTTCTGGTTCAGATGCTTTTAGAGTTAGTGTTTCCAGTGCTCCCAGCACTTCCAGTCATGGTTCTGCACCAGATGACTGTGATGCCTTGGGTGATGTATACGTGTGGGGTGAGATTATATGTGATAATGCTGTCAAGGTCGGGGCTGATAAAAATGCCACATATTTGAGTACTAGAGCTGATGTGCTTCTTCCCAGGCCCTTAGAATCTAATGTAGTTTTAGATGTACATCATATTGCCTGTGGATTCAGACATGCTGCAATGGTCACAAGGCAGGGTGAAGTTTTTACATGGGGTGAAGAATCTGGTGGAAGGCTTGGCCATGGCGTTGGGAAAGATGTTATTCAACCTCGCCTGGTTGAGTCTTTGGCAATGACTACTGTTGACTTTATAGCATGTGGAGAATTCCATACTTGTGCTGTTACAATGGCTGGGGAAATCTATACATGGGGAGATGGGATGCACTATGCGGGGCTACTTGGTCATGGCACTGATATTAGTCACTGGATACCCAAGAGAATCTCTGGTCCTCTTGAGGGTCTTCAAGTTGCTTCTGTAACATGTGGTCCGTGGCATACAGCCTTGGTGACGTCAACAGGGCAGCTTTTTACATTTGGGGATGGAACGTTTGGTGTCTTGGGCCACGGAAACAGAGAAAATATTGCCTATCCTAAAGAAGTTGAATCACTTGCTGGGTTGAGGACTATTGCTGTTGCTTGTGGTGTGTGGCATACCGCTGCTGTGGTGGAGGTTATTGTCACGCAGTCAAGTTCCAGTGTGTCATCTGGAAAATTATTTACCTGGGGTGATGGAGACAAAAATCGTCTTGGACATGGAGACAAAGAACCTAGGCTTAAACCCACATGTGTGCCAGCATTAATTGACTTCAATTTTCACAAAATTGCTTGTGGACATAGTTTAACTGTTGGCTTGACCACATCGGGACATGTATTCACAATGGGCAGTACTGTTTATGGTCAACTTGGAAATCCTTATGCTGATGGAAAGGTACCCTGCTTGGTAGAAGATAAGCTTTCTGGAGAATCTGTTGAAGAAATTGCTTGTGGTGCATATCATGTAGCAGTTTTGACATCCAGAAATGAGGTTTATACCTGGGGAAAGGGTGCCAATGGCAGGTTGGGTCATGGAGATGGTGAAGATCGAAAAACACCTACTCTAGTTGAAGCTTTGAAGGATAAACATGTGAAATATATTGCATGCGGTGCAAACTATTCTGCAGCTATATGCCTCCATAAATGGGTATCTGGTTCTGAGCAATCTCAATGTTCATCCTGCAGACAGGCTTTTGGGTTCACACGTAAAAGGCATAACTGCTATAACTGTGGACTTGTTCACTGCCATTCATGCAGTTCCAGAAAAGCAACAAGAGCAGCCTTAGCTCCTAATCCCAGCAAACCATATCGTGTCTGTGATTCCTGTTTTACCAAACTAAATAAGGTGTCGGATGCTAGTAACACTAACAGAAGAAATGCTGGACCTCGGCTTTCAGGTGAAAACAAGGACAGGTTGGACAAGGCTGATTTAAGGTTGTCGAAGTTAACACTGCCTTCAAATCTGGATTTGATTAAGCAATTAGATAGCAAAGCAGCCAAACAAGGAAAGAAAGCTGATACGTTTTCTCTTGTTTGGTCTTCTCAAGCACCTTCTTTGTTACAGCTGAAAGATGTTGTTTTGTCTTCCACTATTGATCTGCGACCAAAGGTTCCCAAACCTGTTCTTACACCATCTGGAGTAAGTTCCAGATCTGTGTCGCCCTTCTCAAGGAGACCTAGCCCCCCACGTTCTGCAACGCCTGTTCCAACAACTTCAGGACTTTCCTTTTCCAAAAGTATAGCTGATAGTTTGAAGAAAACAAACGAACTTTTGAATCAAGAAGTGCTTAAGCTGCGTACACAG GTTGAGAGCCTAAGACAGAGATGTGAATTCCAAGAATCAGAGCTTCAGAAATCCGCTAAGAAGGTACAAGAAGCTATGGCAGTAGCCGCCGAAGAATCAGCTAAGTCTAAAGCTGCAAAAGATGTTATGAAGTCACTTACTGCACAG CTCAAGGATATGGCTGAGAGGCTGCCGCCTGGGGTCTATGATACTGAGAGCATGAGACCAGCTTACGTACCGAATGGTTTGGAGACAAATGGCATTCATTTTCCTGATGCAAATGGAAAACGGCATTCAAGATCTGATTCTATCAGTGGAACTTCCTTGGCTTCCCCGACAAGGGTTGACTCCATTTCAATAAATGGAACTCTAGGTATCACTCAGTCACTCCGGGATTCACCTGGAGCCAATGGGAGGGATGACCATCCAGATGTGAGACTGTCCAATGGAGGGGCTCAGCCAAGTTGTAATAGTGTGTCAGAGGCTGTTGCTGGGAAGGAACCTCGGTCTCCTCAAGATGGTGAGAATGGTATGAAATCGAGGGATTCATCATTGGTTGCTAATGGTAATCATGTTGAGGCTGAGTGGATTGAACAGTATGAGCCTGGAGTGTATATCACTCTTGTTTCCCTGCGCGATGGAACTAGAGATCTCAAACGAGTGCGCTTCAG TCGGAGAAGATTTGGGGAGCACCAAGCAGAAACTTGGTGGTCGGAGAATCGTGAAAAAGTGTATGAGAAGTACAATGTTAGAGGTTCAGACAAATCATCAGTTAGTGGCCAGGCAGCTCGCAGATCAGAGGGAGGCATGTCCTCTGCTTCTCTACCTTAG
- the LOC7466407 gene encoding RNA-binding protein 1 isoform X2, with protein MTDGYWNRQQPSNVPSSGMLKRPRSDYDMPSSYEMQNYYPRDVDDDRTRYETVKDSKSIGSAYDRYLQNAQAPTFASREASALGGAGFGRGIGGGMSGLPIADSAVMTRPRSAGLDLASNGRDVGFVRQRPEDRIARSDREMAHLPPDASNTLYVEGFPPDCSRREVAHIFRPFVGYKEVRLVSKEARQSFIECSVVEILSSFVLLIL; from the exons ATGACAGACGGTTACTGGAATCGGCAACAGCCTTCCAATGTCCCTTCCAGCGGCATGCTAAAACGACCTCGTTCCGACTACG ATATGCCTTCAAGCTATGAGATGCAGAACTATTATCCGCGAGATGTTGATGATGATCGCACTAGGTATGAAACTGTCAAGGACAGCAAGTCTATAGGATCAGCATATGACCGCTACCTTCAGAATGCG CAAGCTCCTACTTTTGCTTCTAGAGAAGCCAGTGCATTGGGAGGAGCTGGGTTTGGAAGGGGTATTGGTGGTGGAATGAGTGGTCTTCCGATAGCTGATTCTGCTGTAATGACTCGCCCTCGGTCTGCTGGTCTGGACCTGGCATCGAATGGTAGAGATGTTGGTTTTGTTCGTCAGCGACCAGAGGATAGAATTGCTAGGTCAGATCGTGAAATGGCACATCTACCTCCAGATGCTTCCAACACTTTATATGTTGAAGGATTTCCTCCTGACTGCTCAAGGAGGGAAGTAGCAC ATATATTTCGACCTTTTGTGGGATATAAAGAAGTTAGACTTGTGAGCAAAGAAGCAAGACAA TCTTTCATTGAATGCAGCGTGGTGGAGATCCTATCATCctttgttttgttgattttgtaa